In Ostrea edulis chromosome 10, xbOstEdul1.1, whole genome shotgun sequence, one genomic interval encodes:
- the LOC125665836 gene encoding pyridoxal phosphate phosphatase PHOSPHO2-like: MAEKILFAFDFDHTVIDDNSDLYCKKLAPNGKIPQEIEQTYSDLGWTKYMGLIFEYLHKHGVTEQHFRDCMNEIPLTKGMREVIEYATKNEHESIIISDSNSRFIDYVLTDRGLKGSFSEVYTNPAHFNEDGQLTIAYYHTQDWCDLSTVNLCKGHILQEHIKRRQNDGIHYKCVVFVGDGTNDFCPALRLTENDYICPRVSYRLWKKIQKMGNDPHSTNDKQKMRAQVVDWTSGVDILEFLKSLERC; the protein is encoded by the coding sequence ATGGCAGAAAAGATACTATTTGCCTTTGATTTTGATCATACAGTCATAGACGACAACAGTGACCTGTACTGCAAAAAACTAGCACCGAATGGAAAAATCCCCCAGGAGATTGAGCAGACCTACAGCGATCTAGGGTGGACTAAATATATGGGGCTCATATTTGAATATCTTCACAAGCATGGCGTTACAGAGCAGCATTTTAGGGATTGTATGAATGAAATTCCGTTGACAAAGGGCATGAGAGAAGTTATTGAATATGCCACGAAAAATGAACACGAGAGCATCATTATTTCAGACTCCAATTCACGATTCATTGACTATGTTCTGACTGACAGGGGACTGAAGGGATCCTTCTCAGAAGTATATACCAATCCGGCGCATTTTAACGAAGATGGTCAGTTAACAATTGCATACTATCACACACAGGACTGGTGTGATCTCAGCACGGTCAATCTGTGCAAAGGACATATATTACAAGAACATATTAAAAGGCGACAGAATGATGGCATCCATTATAAATGTGTCGTGTTCGTAGGGGACGGGACAAACGACTTTTGCCCCGCTCTTCGACTGACGGAAAATGATTACATCTGTCCCCGAGTCAGCTACAGACTGTGGAAGAAAATCCAGAAAATGGGAAATGACCCACACAGTACCAATGACAAACAGAAGATGAGAGCTCAGGTTGTAGACTGGACGTCTGGTGTGGACATTCTGGAATTTCTAAAATCTTTGGAAAGATGTTGA